A part of Bosea sp. (in: a-proteobacteria) genomic DNA contains:
- the murJ gene encoding murein biosynthesis integral membrane protein MurJ: protein MTDRTAEPASHLARDSAIVGLATVASRLLGFVRDVLIARALGAGPIADAFLVAFRLPNMFRRVLGEGGLNAPFVPVYLSLKTHEGDAEARRFAGEAIGNFAAILLLIVGLSELIAPWLVLGLAGGFRDAPLTFALAQNYTRLALPFVGFTVLASLVAAILNAERRFAVAALAPIMLNLVLITSLLWDGHHDQPAFRVAKNLAWCVSLAGALHLLLVFWALGWKPPRIPPIRLGWSPAMRRLVRLGVPALLASATAQFVLLVATQIASSQPGAVSWLYYADRVFQLPLGFVAVAMGVVLLPEIAAREAESDEAGRRATVSGALALGLMLAIPAATALAVLAEPIVAVLFERGRFGPVDRERTAAALAAFAVGLPGAVIAKVLAQVYFARQNPGKPLAVGLVSIGTAALGGMFLAPGMPATGAALAASLAFWTQSLLLALWLVHDRLWAPGLALLRLVLIGATAAALMGVAVTWLGAGMSDALIGRQAGLREFALLTGLCAAGLGVYAAAAWAFGALRTGLAIHGIRKSAP, encoded by the coding sequence ATGACAGACCGCACCGCCGAGCCGGCCTCACATCTGGCGCGCGACTCGGCCATAGTCGGCCTTGCGACGGTGGCCTCGCGGCTGCTCGGCTTCGTCCGCGACGTGCTGATCGCGCGGGCGCTGGGGGCTGGGCCTATTGCCGACGCCTTCCTCGTGGCCTTCCGACTGCCCAACATGTTCCGGCGCGTGCTGGGCGAGGGCGGGCTCAACGCCCCGTTCGTGCCCGTCTACCTCAGCCTCAAGACCCACGAGGGCGATGCCGAGGCGCGCCGCTTCGCCGGCGAGGCCATCGGCAACTTCGCGGCGATCCTGCTGCTGATTGTCGGCTTGTCCGAGCTCATCGCCCCCTGGCTCGTGCTGGGGCTGGCGGGAGGCTTCAGGGATGCGCCGCTCACCTTTGCGCTCGCGCAGAACTACACGCGCCTTGCCCTGCCCTTCGTGGGCTTCACCGTGCTGGCCTCGCTGGTCGCGGCCATCCTCAATGCCGAGAGGCGCTTTGCGGTGGCGGCGCTGGCGCCCATCATGCTCAACCTCGTGCTGATAACCTCGCTGTTGTGGGACGGCCATCATGATCAGCCGGCTTTCCGCGTCGCCAAGAACCTCGCCTGGTGCGTCAGCCTGGCGGGCGCCTTGCACCTGCTGCTGGTGTTCTGGGCGCTGGGCTGGAAGCCGCCCCGCATCCCGCCCATCCGCCTTGGCTGGTCGCCCGCCATGCGCCGGCTCGTCCGCCTCGGCGTGCCAGCCCTGCTGGCCAGCGCCACCGCGCAGTTCGTGCTGCTGGTCGCGACGCAGATCGCGTCCAGCCAGCCCGGCGCCGTCTCCTGGCTCTATTACGCCGACCGCGTCTTCCAGTTGCCGCTCGGCTTCGTGGCCGTGGCGATGGGCGTCGTGCTGCTGCCCGAGATCGCTGCGCGCGAGGCCGAAAGCGATGAGGCCGGACGGCGCGCGACCGTGAGCGGGGCGCTGGCGCTCGGCCTGATGCTCGCCATTCCGGCCGCCACGGCGCTGGCTGTGCTGGCCGAGCCGATCGTGGCGGTGCTGTTCGAGCGCGGCCGCTTCGGTCCGGTCGATCGCGAGCGCACCGCGGCGGCGCTCGCGGCCTTCGCGGTGGGGCTGCCGGGCGCGGTCATCGCCAAGGTGCTGGCCCAGGTCTATTTCGCACGCCAGAACCCCGGAAAGCCGCTTGCCGTAGGGCTGGTCTCGATCGGCACTGCGGCGCTGGGCGGAATGTTCCTCGCGCCGGGCATGCCGGCCACGGGGGCGGCTCTGGCGGCGTCCCTCGCCTTCTGGACGCAGAGCCTGCTGCTGGCGCTGTGGCTCGTGCACGACCGGCTCTGGGCGCCGGGCCTGGCCCTGCTGCGCCTCGTCCTCATCGGCGCGACCGCCGCAGCCCTGATGGGCGTGGCCGTCACCTGGCTCGGCGCCGGCATGTCCGATGCCCTCATCGGACGCCAGGCGGGGCTGCGCGAATTTGCGCTGCTGACGGGACTCTGCGCGGCAGGCCTCGGCGTCTATGCTGCGGCGGCCTGGGCTTTCGGCGCGCTCCGCACCGGTCTCGCCATCCACGGCATCAGAAAATCCGCGCCCTGA
- the trpS gene encoding tryptophan--tRNA ligase — MASFTPRVFSGMQPTHTLHLGNYLGALKRWVEMQESHECIYCVVDMHAITQPASVWGGPEVLTRSIREVTAAYIAAGIDPMRSILFNQSQVSGHAELGWIFNTVARLGWLNRMTQFKEKAGKDRENASVGLYDYPVLMAADILLYKATAVPVGEDQKQHLELTRDIAQKFNVDFAESIAAKGHGDAYFPLTDPMIGGPAARVMSLRDGTKKMSKSDPSDYSRINMTDDADTIAQKVRKAKTDPDALPSEEKGLEARPEADNLVGIFAGLVDTSKQAVLDQFGGAQFSGFKAALVDLAVARLSPINGEMKRLLADPAEIDRILGDGAARARAIADVTMAEVKDIVGFVRAR, encoded by the coding sequence ATGGCCTCCTTCACCCCCCGCGTCTTTTCCGGCATGCAGCCCACGCACACGCTGCACCTCGGCAACTACCTTGGCGCCCTGAAGCGCTGGGTCGAGATGCAGGAGAGCCATGAGTGCATTTACTGCGTGGTGGACATGCACGCCATCACCCAGCCCGCCTCCGTCTGGGGCGGGCCCGAGGTGCTGACCCGCTCGATCCGCGAGGTTACGGCCGCCTACATCGCCGCCGGCATCGATCCCATGCGCTCCATCCTGTTCAACCAGAGCCAGGTGTCCGGCCATGCGGAGCTGGGCTGGATCTTCAACACCGTGGCGCGGCTTGGCTGGCTCAACCGCATGACCCAGTTCAAGGAGAAGGCCGGCAAGGACCGCGAGAACGCCTCGGTCGGCCTTTATGATTATCCCGTGCTGATGGCCGCCGACATCCTGCTCTACAAGGCCACTGCCGTGCCGGTCGGCGAGGACCAGAAGCAGCATCTGGAGCTCACACGCGACATCGCGCAGAAATTCAACGTCGATTTCGCCGAATCCATCGCCGCCAAGGGCCATGGCGACGCCTATTTCCCGCTCACCGACCCGATGATCGGCGGGCCGGCGGCGCGCGTCATGAGCTTGCGCGACGGCACCAAGAAGATGTCGAAATCCGACCCGTCGGACTATTCGCGCATCAACATGACCGATGATGCCGACACGATCGCGCAGAAGGTGCGCAAGGCCAAGACCGACCCTGACGCCCTGCCCTCCGAGGAGAAGGGGCTGGAGGCCCGCCCCGAGGCCGACAATCTGGTGGGCATCTTCGCCGGCCTCGTCGACACCTCCAAGCAGGCCGTGCTCGACCAGTTCGGCGGCGCGCAATTCTCCGGCTTCAAGGCGGCGCTGGTCGATCTTGCGGTGGCCAGGCTTTCGCCGATCAACGGCGAGATGAAGCGCCTTCTGGCGGACCCTGCCGAGATCGACCGCATCCTCGGCGATGGCGCGGCCCGCGCCCGCGCCATCGCCGACGTCACCATGGCCGAGGTGAAGGACATTGTCGGCTTCGTGCGCGCCCGCTGA